In Alphaproteobacteria bacterium US3C007, one genomic interval encodes:
- a CDS encoding glutathione peroxidase translates to MRLWILFAMMITASTATALDFTFENIDGGALSLSNYEGRPILVVNTASRCGFTGQLSGLQKLHETYNDQGLVVLAVPSNDFNQELGSNADVKEFCELGYSTTMPMTGITKVKGPNAHPFFKWAKRSAGFVPSWNFNKLLIDQNGQIVKSFGSVARPSGRKITSEIEILLQ, encoded by the coding sequence ATGCGCCTATGGATTTTATTTGCAATGATGATCACCGCCAGCACTGCCACCGCCCTTGACTTTACCTTTGAAAATATTGATGGGGGCGCGCTGTCTTTATCGAATTACGAAGGTCGGCCAATTTTGGTTGTGAATACGGCCAGCAGATGCGGTTTCACAGGTCAGTTGAGCGGGCTTCAAAAGCTTCATGAAACCTATAACGATCAAGGTCTGGTGGTTCTGGCTGTGCCTTCGAATGATTTCAACCAAGAATTGGGGAGCAACGCGGATGTTAAAGAGTTTTGCGAGCTTGGTTATAGCACCACGATGCCCATGACCGGTATAACCAAGGTAAAAGGACCAAACGCACATCCGTTTTTCAAATGGGCGAAACGCTCTGCTGGCTTCGTTCCGTCGTGGAATTTTAACAAATTGTTGATCGATCAAAATGGCCAAATCGTTAAGAGTTTTGGATCAGTTGCGCGTC
- a CDS encoding M3 family oligoendopeptidase encodes MYFPNIAPRDANTSHGNKNLGDLPEWDLSDLYEGEDAPQLISDLQWLEGECAQFAQDYQNKLATLNADELLSCIHRNEKISAIAGRIMSFAGLRYYQMTTDSNRAKFMSDAQEKITNFTTPLVFFTLEINRLEDGYLDTRFAQNKELARYKPVFDKIRAMKPYQLSDELENFLHDLGVVGDAWEKLFDETIAGLSFDVAGETHNIEGTLNFLTDQNRDNRQAAAHALADVFQDNIKTFARVHNTQAKEKEILDRWRGMPSPQTGRHLSNHVEPEVVEALRNAVVSAYPQLSHRYYELKRKWLGLDKMQVWDRNAPLPLESDRLVDWPEARDTVMSAYASFDPRLADLAEPFFTKGWIDAPVKPGKAPGAFAHPTVTDVHPYVMLNYLGKPRDVMTLAHELGHGVHQVLAAKQGEMLSSTPLTLAETASVFGEMLTFKKMLENAKDQNERKVLLAGKVEDMINTVIRQIAFYDFECKLHEARKAGELTPDDINALWMSVQGESLGPAFEFMDGYETFWAYIPHFVHSPFYVYAYAFGDGLVNALYAVYEAAPDGFQEKYFDMLKAGGSQHHKDLLAPFGLDASDPTFWQQGLSMISSMIDELEAMETP; translated from the coding sequence ATGTATTTTCCCAATATTGCCCCACGCGATGCAAACACATCTCATGGAAATAAAAACCTTGGTGATCTACCGGAATGGGATTTAAGTGACCTTTATGAGGGCGAAGACGCGCCGCAATTGATCAGCGATTTGCAATGGCTCGAAGGCGAATGTGCACAATTCGCACAAGATTATCAAAATAAGCTGGCTACGTTAAACGCCGATGAACTACTCAGCTGTATCCACCGAAATGAGAAAATCAGCGCCATCGCGGGGCGCATCATGTCTTTCGCGGGGCTGCGCTATTACCAAATGACCACAGATAGCAACCGCGCCAAATTTATGTCGGATGCGCAGGAGAAAATCACCAATTTCACCACGCCTTTGGTGTTTTTCACCCTCGAGATCAATCGGCTTGAAGATGGGTATTTAGACACGCGGTTTGCGCAGAACAAGGAACTTGCCCGATACAAGCCAGTATTTGACAAGATCCGAGCGATGAAGCCCTACCAGCTGTCTGATGAGTTGGAGAATTTTCTGCATGATCTTGGTGTTGTTGGGGATGCGTGGGAAAAACTCTTTGATGAAACAATCGCAGGATTGTCTTTCGACGTGGCGGGCGAAACGCATAATATCGAGGGCACTTTAAATTTCTTAACCGATCAAAACCGAGATAACCGTCAAGCCGCAGCGCATGCTTTGGCCGACGTGTTTCAAGACAACATCAAAACCTTCGCGCGCGTGCACAACACGCAAGCCAAAGAAAAAGAGATCTTGGACCGCTGGCGCGGCATGCCCAGCCCACAAACCGGTCGGCATTTATCCAACCATGTTGAACCGGAAGTCGTTGAAGCTTTGCGAAACGCTGTGGTAAGCGCCTACCCGCAACTCAGCCATCGCTATTATGAGCTCAAGCGCAAATGGCTGGGGCTGGATAAAATGCAAGTGTGGGATCGAAACGCACCTCTTCCGCTTGAAAGCGATCGATTGGTGGATTGGCCCGAAGCCCGGGATACCGTGATGAGCGCCTATGCAAGCTTTGATCCGCGTTTGGCAGATTTGGCTGAACCGTTTTTCACCAAAGGGTGGATAGACGCGCCGGTTAAACCCGGCAAAGCCCCCGGTGCTTTCGCGCATCCCACCGTGACCGATGTGCATCCCTATGTGATGCTGAATTACTTGGGAAAACCGCGCGATGTGATGACTTTAGCGCATGAGTTGGGGCATGGCGTTCATCAGGTTTTGGCGGCAAAGCAAGGCGAAATGCTTTCATCTACACCTCTAACCCTTGCAGAAACGGCATCCGTGTTTGGCGAAATGCTCACCTTCAAAAAAATGTTGGAAAACGCCAAAGATCAAAATGAGCGCAAAGTATTATTAGCCGGAAAAGTGGAAGATATGATCAACACGGTCATCCGGCAAATCGCCTTTTACGATTTTGAGTGTAAATTGCATGAGGCACGAAAAGCCGGCGAACTCACGCCCGATGATATCAACGCGCTTTGGATGAGTGTTCAGGGCGAAAGCCTTGGGCCAGCCTTCGAGTTTATGGATGGCTATGAAACCTTTTGGGCCTATATCCCGCATTTCGTGCATTCGCCATTTTACGTTTACGCCTATGCATTCGGCGATGGTTTGGTCAACGCGCTATACGCCGTTTATGAAGCGGCTCCTGATGGCTTTCAGGAAAAATATTTCGATATGTTAAAGGCCGGCGGCTCCCAACATCACAAAGATCTGTTGGCCCCATTTGGTTTAGACGCCAGTGACCCAACATTTTGGCAGCAAGGATTATCAATGATCTCATCGATGATCGATGAGCTTGAAGCGATGGAAACTCCCTAA
- a CDS encoding amidohydrolase family protein, which yields MSSPKPTAPAPALARAPHKKARPGSCDTHVHLLAAANEFPLYEGRAEDPPSGYKFQEWIGLYRRHLENLGCTRGVIVHSIFYGTDNSVTVAALREMGAGFRGIGLLPDQASEADLDQFVAWNMAGVRLNYVHGGVLSWKGAKAMAPKLADRGLHIQMLMHAHLHMNELQPDLQSLSVPVCFDHIGWPDLTLGTGNAGLETLYHMLDSGKVWIKLSGLYRLANAPYFDTDEIVSKLVRANPERCLWGSDWPHIMLNGAEMPDAGSLMDAFYRVVSDEKTRDQILIENPKKLYGFAD from the coding sequence ATGTCCAGCCCTAAGCCAACCGCGCCCGCGCCAGCCTTGGCGCGCGCCCCCCATAAAAAGGCGCGGCCGGGCAGTTGCGACACGCATGTGCACCTTTTAGCTGCCGCAAATGAATTCCCGCTTTATGAGGGCCGCGCGGAAGACCCCCCAAGCGGTTATAAATTTCAAGAATGGATCGGGCTGTATCGTCGCCATCTTGAAAATTTAGGCTGCACCCGCGGGGTTATCGTGCATTCAATTTTTTACGGCACCGATAATAGCGTAACCGTGGCGGCCCTGCGCGAAATGGGCGCAGGTTTTCGTGGCATTGGCTTGCTTCCCGATCAGGCTTCAGAAGCCGATCTTGACCAATTCGTAGCCTGGAACATGGCTGGCGTGCGGCTGAATTACGTCCACGGGGGTGTTTTAAGCTGGAAAGGCGCCAAAGCAATGGCGCCCAAACTGGCCGATCGGGGCTTGCATATTCAAATGCTTATGCACGCCCATCTGCACATGAACGAATTACAACCCGACCTGCAAAGCCTATCCGTGCCTGTGTGTTTTGATCATATCGGATGGCCCGACTTAACGCTTGGGACAGGCAATGCCGGGCTTGAGACGCTGTATCATATGTTAGATAGCGGCAAGGTTTGGATCAAATTGTCAGGCCTCTACCGGTTGGCAAACGCGCCTTATTTTGATACGGATGAAATTGTTTCAAAGCTGGTACGCGCAAATCCAGAACGCTGCCTATGGGGGTCAGATTGGCCCCATATCATGCTCAACGGCGCTGAAATGCCCGATGCAGGGTCTTTGATGGATGCATTTTATCGCGTGGTCAGCGATGAAAAAACGCGCGACCAAATTTTGATTGAGAACCCCAAGAAACTGTACGGCTTCGCCGATTGA
- a CDS encoding ATP-dependent DNA ligase, whose product MKAFAQLIKTLDEASQTNAKLAALSEYFKSAAPEDRVWCIAIFSGRRPARSVTTAEMRIWAAEAAELPLWLLENTYHIVGDLAETISLLLPPAQHKSTRTLQQWIQALLNLKGQDLAARKGFMLAAWTECDGYERFVFNKLITGGFRIGVSQKLMTRALAQATGQDAADLAHKLMGQWNPQMTSWEDLILAQNASINLSRPYPFCLAHALDTEPTKLGDISEWSAEWKWDGIRAQVVVREKNCFIWSRGEEMVNNQFPELAPLAEQLPHGTVIDGELLAWADDKPLPFHLLQKRLGRKTVPANLLKSAPIRLLAYDLLEEKGSDIRAQPFAQRRSALEALLQTHNAQDVIIPSRSLPAKSWGDLATYRDDARSTLAEGLMIKSRQSPYIAGRKKGHWWKWKLDPRTIDGVMIYAQAGHGRRANLYTDFTFAVWDGPALVPFTKAYSGLSDAEFRKITAWVRKNTLQRFGPVRQVTPQHVFEIAFEGIQESTRHKSGIALRFPRMARWRGDKKPEDANTLADLKEMLHVQP is encoded by the coding sequence ATGAAAGCCTTTGCGCAGCTGATCAAAACACTGGATGAAGCCAGTCAAACCAACGCAAAGCTCGCAGCGCTATCTGAATATTTTAAAAGCGCCGCGCCAGAAGATCGCGTCTGGTGCATTGCTATATTTTCTGGCCGCAGGCCAGCGCGCAGCGTCACGACCGCCGAGATGCGCATTTGGGCGGCCGAGGCCGCCGAGCTGCCGCTATGGCTGTTGGAAAACACCTATCATATTGTGGGTGATTTGGCCGAAACTATTTCGCTTTTACTGCCGCCTGCACAGCACAAATCAACGCGAACGCTTCAGCAATGGATCCAAGCGCTTCTCAATTTGAAAGGTCAGGATCTGGCTGCACGCAAAGGCTTCATGCTTGCAGCTTGGACAGAATGCGATGGGTATGAGCGTTTCGTGTTCAATAAATTAATCACGGGCGGCTTTCGCATCGGCGTCAGTCAAAAGTTGATGACGCGCGCTTTGGCCCAAGCAACCGGACAGGATGCCGCCGATCTCGCTCATAAATTAATGGGCCAGTGGAATCCACAAATGACCAGCTGGGAAGATCTTATTCTTGCGCAAAACGCCAGTATCAATCTATCGCGCCCCTATCCGTTTTGCCTTGCACATGCCTTAGACACAGAGCCCACAAAACTGGGCGACATAAGCGAGTGGTCCGCCGAATGGAAATGGGACGGCATACGCGCCCAAGTGGTGGTGCGCGAAAAAAACTGTTTCATCTGGTCGCGCGGTGAAGAGATGGTGAACAATCAGTTTCCCGAGCTTGCCCCTTTGGCCGAACAACTGCCACATGGCACCGTGATCGATGGAGAGTTATTGGCTTGGGCAGATGATAAACCCCTGCCCTTTCATCTTTTACAAAAACGACTTGGGCGCAAAACAGTGCCGGCGAACCTGCTCAAATCTGCGCCAATACGGCTGTTAGCCTATGACCTGCTTGAGGAAAAAGGCAGCGATATACGCGCGCAACCCTTCGCGCAGCGTCGGTCTGCGTTGGAGGCGCTTTTGCAAACGCACAATGCGCAGGATGTGATCATCCCTTCACGCTCACTTCCAGCAAAGAGCTGGGGGGATTTGGCAACATATCGGGACGACGCGCGATCTACGCTTGCGGAAGGTTTGATGATAAAATCACGCCAGAGCCCCTACATCGCGGGGCGCAAAAAGGGGCATTGGTGGAAATGGAAGCTAGATCCGCGCACCATTGATGGCGTGATGATCTATGCTCAGGCCGGACATGGGCGACGCGCCAATCTGTATACTGATTTCACCTTTGCTGTATGGGATGGTCCAGCGCTCGTGCCCTTTACCAAAGCCTATTCGGGCCTAAGCGATGCCGAATTTCGCAAAATTACCGCCTGGGTGCGCAAAAATACGCTGCAAAGATTTGGCCCCGTACGCCAGGTCACGCCGCAGCACGTTTTCGAAATAGCCTTTGAAGGCATCCAAGAAAGCACGCGTCATAAATCAGGTATTGCACTGCGCTTTCCGCGTATGGCACGCTGGCGCGGTGATAAAAAACCAGAGGATGCAAATACCCTGGCCGACTTAAAGGAAATGCTTCATGTCCAGCCCTAA
- a CDS encoding ligase-associated DNA damage response exonuclease: MSKSALLRFTGRGIYCPAGEFYIDPWRPVERALLTHGHADHARPGHSRYLSTDIAAPVISHRLNNPVLETVRYGETRQIKDALVSFHPAGHIPGSAQIRIEVAGEIWVVSGDYKIENDGLTTPFEPLKCHSFISECTFGLPAFQWQPQNTIFDQINTWWAETAKAGKCCILGAYGLGKAQRLLCGLDANIGPILTHSATEATNQILRDQGFDLPKTQKIMPDMDRKAQRGALILAPPSVFGSAWAKRFGETSTGFVSGWMALRGIRRRRGFDRGFVLSDHADWPALNAAIKETGAENIYVTHGYTDIFNNWLNEQGYNSNIVKTDFTGDEAELPEEESAE; encoded by the coding sequence ATGAGCAAATCAGCACTTCTTCGTTTCACAGGTCGCGGGATATATTGCCCTGCCGGAGAGTTTTACATTGACCCGTGGCGCCCCGTGGAACGCGCCCTTCTCACGCATGGTCATGCCGATCACGCCCGCCCTGGGCATAGCAGATATCTCAGCACGGATATTGCTGCCCCTGTGATATCGCATCGCTTAAACAATCCCGTATTGGAAACCGTCCGCTATGGAGAAACCAGACAGATTAAAGATGCGCTGGTTTCGTTTCACCCCGCCGGCCATATCCCTGGCTCTGCCCAAATTCGTATTGAGGTTGCAGGTGAAATATGGGTGGTATCTGGCGATTATAAAATCGAAAATGATGGATTAACAACCCCTTTTGAGCCACTGAAATGTCATAGTTTTATTAGCGAATGTACCTTTGGCCTTCCGGCGTTTCAATGGCAGCCTCAAAACACCATTTTTGATCAGATTAACACTTGGTGGGCAGAAACTGCCAAAGCCGGCAAATGCTGCATTCTGGGTGCCTACGGTCTGGGCAAGGCGCAGCGCTTGCTATGCGGCTTGGATGCCAATATCGGTCCAATCTTGACGCACAGCGCCACAGAAGCCACAAATCAGATCTTGCGCGATCAGGGCTTTGATCTTCCCAAAACTCAGAAAATTATGCCCGATATGGATCGCAAAGCGCAGCGCGGTGCGCTGATTTTGGCGCCCCCTTCGGTATTTGGCAGCGCTTGGGCCAAACGTTTTGGCGAAACGTCAACAGGGTTTGTAAGCGGTTGGATGGCGCTGCGCGGTATTCGGCGGCGGCGTGGCTTTGACCGGGGCTTTGTTTTATCCGATCACGCGGACTGGCCGGCCCTAAACGCCGCAATCAAAGAAACTGGTGCAGAAAACATCTATGTTACACATGGTTACACTGACATCTTTAACAATTGGCTGAACGAACAGGGCTATAATTCAAACATCGTAAAAACCGATTTTACGGGGGATGAGGCTGAGCTGCCTGAGGAAGAGAGCGCCGAATGA
- a CDS encoding aldolase/citrate lyase family protein, whose product MSRISNFRQKMLSGAPLAGTFLKTPHYIMIEVLAQSGLDFLCLDAEHAPFDRGAMDQCIAVATALDFPILIRVGDGSEREILQALDYGAVGIVVPHVDSVEKAQSIARMARFGHRGRGYAGSTRWAGYATQSMPDLLQKSRDETVVIAQVEEPEAVLVAKDLASIEGIDGLFVGPADLSVGYGKTDQTSEELQAALRSVGEAARASNKAYMSFVGTVEQAAEWREKYGLTVFFVASEHNWLRAGAAAVAKGVHKLT is encoded by the coding sequence ATGTCACGCATATCGAATTTTCGACAAAAAATGTTATCGGGGGCGCCTTTAGCGGGAACCTTCTTGAAAACACCACATTATATTATGATTGAGGTTTTGGCGCAGTCTGGGTTAGATTTTTTATGTTTGGATGCCGAACACGCGCCGTTTGATCGGGGCGCCATGGATCAATGTATTGCCGTTGCAACCGCGCTTGATTTCCCAATTTTGATTCGGGTGGGTGATGGCAGCGAGCGCGAAATTTTACAGGCTTTAGATTATGGAGCCGTTGGCATTGTTGTGCCTCATGTTGACAGCGTTGAAAAAGCGCAGTCGATTGCCCGTATGGCGCGCTTCGGGCATCGCGGTCGGGGTTATGCCGGATCGACGCGCTGGGCCGGTTATGCCACGCAATCAATGCCTGACCTTTTACAAAAGTCGCGTGATGAAACTGTTGTGATCGCCCAGGTGGAAGAGCCAGAGGCGGTTCTAGTTGCGAAGGATCTTGCGTCAATCGAGGGGATTGATGGTCTGTTTGTTGGGCCGGCTGATTTATCGGTTGGCTATGGTAAAACTGATCAAACCAGTGAGGAATTGCAAGCGGCATTGCGCAGTGTGGGCGAGGCGGCGCGCGCCTCGAACAAGGCGTATATGAGCTTTGTGGGCACTGTAGAGCAAGCCGCAGAATGGCGCGAGAAATATGGCTTAACGGTGTTTTTTGTGGCCTCTGAGCATAATTGGCTGCGCGCTGGCGCTGCTGCGGTTGCCAAAGGCGTGCATAAGCTCACTTAA